One window of Quercus robur chromosome 12, dhQueRobu3.1, whole genome shotgun sequence genomic DNA carries:
- the LOC126709730 gene encoding rust resistance kinase Lr10-like, with product MPSIGDSTALIVASGLIILAALLLVIYFTCVKKYGATVAQVWNVAASTIEGFLLEIAREKPIRFTANELCSFTRNYSKTLGAGGFGIVYEGQLHDGMKIAVKVLNRSLAKTAEKQFMAEVGTIGRTYHRNLVRLYGFCHDQFTNALVYEYMENGSLDKYLFNDKKEIEWEKLHDIAIGTARGIAYLHEECQHRIIHHDIKPANILLDANYFPKVADFGLAKLCNCDDTHVTLSGYRGTPGYSAPEFLLKNHLITQKCDVYSFGMVLFEIVGRRRNTNITPSETFYWFPKQVCDEFEKNELDAMTVACGIEEKDREKAIRMCMVALWCVQDSPEARPPMSAVVKMLEGGVEIMPPTKPFNYLYAIGMNALKPLETSDGSSNSTSDESNSFWYKDSTPIMAKYEIQIAISS from the exons ATGCCTTCAATTGGCGACAGCACAGCGC TTATAGTGGCTTCGGGTCTTATAATATTAGCTGCACTACTCCTCGTTATTTATTTCACTTGTGTAAAAAAATATGGAGCAACAGTTGCTCAAGTTTGGAATGTTGCTGCATCAACCATTGAAGGGTTCCTCCTAGAAATTGCAAGAGAGAAGCCAATAAGATTCACAGCTAATGAACTATGCAGTTTCACAAGAAATTACTCCAAAACATTGGGTGCCGGAGGCTTTGGGATAGTATACGAAGGACAGTTGCATGATGGGATGAAGATTGCAGTGAAGGTTCTGAATAGGAGTTTAGCCAAAACAGCCGAGAAGCAATTCATGGCAGAGGTGGGAACAATTGGTCGAACATACCATAGAAATTTGGTTAGATTATATGGTTTTTGCCATGACCAATTCACGAACGCCCTTGTGTATGAGTATATGGAAAATGGATCACTAGACAAATACTTGTTCaatgacaaaaaagaaattgaatggGAAAAGTTGCATGATATTGCAATCGGGACAGCCAGAGGGATCGCTTACTTGCATGAAGAATGCCAACATAGAATCATTCACCATGACATTAAGCCTGCTAACATTCTACTTGATGCAAATTACTTTCCTAAAGTTGCTGATTTTGGACTTGCAAAGCTTTGTAACTGTGATGACACCCACGTTACACTCTCGGGGTATAGGGGGACTCCTGGATACTCAGCACCAGAGTTTTTGTTGAAGAATCATTTGATAACACAAAAATGTGATGTTTATAGCTTTGGAATGGTTTTGTTTGAGATAGTTGGGAGGAGGAGGAACACTAATATTACTCCTTCTGAGACCTTTTATTGGTTCCCAAAACAAGTTTGTGATGAGTTTGAGAAAAATGAGTTAGATGCAATGACTGTGGCTTGTGGAATTGAAGAGAAGGATAGAGAGAAAGCAATAAGAATGTGTATGGTTGCTTTGTGGTGTGTTCAAGATTCACCGGAAGCCAGACCTCCGATGAGTGCTGTGGTTAAGATGTTAGAGGGAGGAGTGGAGATCATGCCACCTACCAAACCGTTTAATTACTTGTACGCGATAGGGATGAATGCACTCAAGCCACTGGAAACTAGTGATGGTTCTAGCAATTCGACAAGTGATGAAAGCAATTCTTTTTGGTACAAGGATTCTACCCCAATCATGGCCAAATATGAAATACAGATAGCTATTAGTTCTTAG